A region of Paenimyroides aestuarii DNA encodes the following proteins:
- a CDS encoding FeoA family protein — MMTLDFVKKGQKAEILSINTFKVPLKLIEMGCLPGNIVEVLQIAPLSDPIYIKVNDSFLSIRKDLAKEIEVKMI, encoded by the coding sequence ATGATGACGCTGGATTTTGTGAAAAAGGGTCAAAAAGCAGAAATCCTTTCAATAAACACTTTTAAGGTGCCCTTGAAACTAATTGAAATGGGTTGTTTGCCGGGTAATATTGTAGAAGTGTTGCAAATTGCACCATTGTCTGACCCTATATATATAAAAGTAAACGATTCTTTTTTAAGCATTCGCAAAGATTTGGCAAAAGAAATTGAAGTGAAAATGATCTAA